DNA from Nitrospirota bacterium:
CAACAATTGGTAAGAAGATACTCTGTCCTTTTCACGGTGATAAGGATAACCCAAATTTCAGCATTCATCAAGACACAGACGGGGTTTTTCGTTTCAAATGCTTTGCCTGAAACGTATCCGGGGATATCATTGATTTTATTGGAGCGATTAAAAAGATTGATATGGCTACTGCTATTCAGGAGTTGAAGGCATTAACAGGACAAAGCACTTCAGCGAAGACCGAAGGAAAATCAAAGACACCTGCGGGTAATTCATCAAAATTCTATTCTCCAAAACTTTATACACTTGAACAGATAAAGGCACTCAGACCAGAGAATCTTTCCTTTGACAGGCTACATGAGTACACGGCGGGGAATCCTGTTTATGTAAAGGCAATTTACAAAGATGATGCCGGAAAGAAAACATGTAAATTTTTCACTTTGTCAAACAAAACGCAGGGCTTGTATGTAATGGGCCGTAAAAGCGAGCCTGTCCTTTATAATGAGGAGCTATTGTTAAAAAAGCCGGATGATGTTGTTCTTGTAGTTGAAGGAGAAAAGGATGCGGCGGTCTTAACCGATTACGGCTTTCTTGCTGTCACAGCGGGTAGCAGTTCCGATTTAATGAGTAAGACTGTCCTTGACCTGTTCAAAGCACACTTAAGAGGCAGGGAGGTTATATTAATACCGGATGAAGACGAACCAGGACAGAAGGCCATGCAGGCAGTGTCAAAGGCATTAACCGGCGCAGTTGCGAGTGCGAGGATTATTGATATAGGCGGTGCTTGGAATTCTCTTATTGAAGATAAAGAGGCTATGCCAAAAGGTGCTGACATTTCAGACCTTATTGAATCATATCAAAGGTGTTTTCCACTGACGGA
Protein-coding regions in this window:
- a CDS encoding toprim domain-containing protein produces the protein MATAIQELKALTGQSTSAKTEGKSKTPAGNSSKFYSPKLYTLEQIKALRPENLSFDRLHEYTAGNPVYVKAIYKDDAGKKTCKFFTLSNKTQGLYVMGRKSEPVLYNEELLLKKPDDVVLVVEGEKDAAVLTDYGFLAVTAGSSSDLMSKTVLDLFKAHLRGREVILIPDEDEPGQKAMQAVSKALTGAVASARIIDIGGAWNSLIEDKEAMPKGADISDLIESYQRCFPLTDPES